A single window of Periplaneta americana isolate PAMFEO1 chromosome 14, P.americana_PAMFEO1_priV1, whole genome shotgun sequence DNA harbors:
- the LOC138713421 gene encoding ribosomal RNA-processing protein 7 homolog A isoform X2, with the protein MDLEESFKQIFGKFGSVTSVYFHQKPSAGPPQHEESEFFHTHPRIKGFKVAYVVFEHSKAVHKILNSNKDMEPLILNTEASPITCGLQKWCQEYNKRIPDISLLRKDIDTFMEKFDKEASRKAVSEKEAMEEDEEGWITVTKRGRNPGFARKESVEKKIMGKEKQRRSKKELQNFYRFQIRESKMKHLVNLRKKFDEDKKKLALLKQSRRFKPF; encoded by the exons ATGGATTTAGAG gaatcttttaaacaaatatttggaaaatttGGTTCAGTAACTTCTGTATACTTTCATCAGAAACCATCAGCAGGTCCGCCACAACATGAGGAATCAGAGTTCTTTCATACACATCCACGAATAAAG GGATTCAAGGTTGCATATGTAGTATTTGAACACTCAAAAGCGGTTCATAAGATTTTAAATTCAAACAAGGATATGGAACCTCTGATACTGAACACCGAGGCATCACCCATTACATGTGGATTACAAA AATGGTGTCAAGAATACAATAAGAGAATTCCAGATATCAGTCTCCTGCGGAAAGATATTGATACTTTTATGGAAAAATTTGACAAAGAGGCTAGCAGGAAAGCTGTAAGTGAAAAGGAAGCAATGGAAGAAGATGAAGAGGGTTGGATAACAGTAACTAAAAG GGGAAGAAATCCTGGATTTGCACGTAAGGAaagtgttgaaaaaaaaataatgggcAAAGAAAAGCAACGAAGATCTAAAAAAGAACTCCAAAACTTCTACAGATTTCAGATACGAGAGTCCAAGATGAAGC ATCTAGTCAATTTAAGGAAGAAATTTGACGAGGATAAGAAGAAACTGGCACTATTGAAGCAGTCAAGAAGGTTTAAGCCATTCTGA
- the LOC138713421 gene encoding ribosomal RNA-processing protein 7 homolog A isoform X1 — MATSLFHGFRAVPVKFSAESSTQHWLYCKEHSVREKNACKPPNRTVFVVNVPSYCTEESFKQIFGKFGSVTSVYFHQKPSAGPPQHEESEFFHTHPRIKGFKVAYVVFEHSKAVHKILNSNKDMEPLILNTEASPITCGLQKWCQEYNKRIPDISLLRKDIDTFMEKFDKEASRKAVSEKEAMEEDEEGWITVTKRGRNPGFARKESVEKKIMGKEKQRRSKKELQNFYRFQIRESKMKHLVNLRKKFDEDKKKLALLKQSRRFKPF; from the exons ATGGCGACAAGTTTATTTCATGGATTTAGAG CTGTACCTGTGAAATTTAGTGCTGAGAGTAGCACACAACATTGGCTGTATTGCAAGGAGCACTCTGTACGTGAAAAGAATGCTTGTAAGCCTCCTAATCGTACTGTTTTCGTCGTAAATGTTCCGTCGTATTGCACAGAG gaatcttttaaacaaatatttggaaaatttGGTTCAGTAACTTCTGTATACTTTCATCAGAAACCATCAGCAGGTCCGCCACAACATGAGGAATCAGAGTTCTTTCATACACATCCACGAATAAAG GGATTCAAGGTTGCATATGTAGTATTTGAACACTCAAAAGCGGTTCATAAGATTTTAAATTCAAACAAGGATATGGAACCTCTGATACTGAACACCGAGGCATCACCCATTACATGTGGATTACAAA AATGGTGTCAAGAATACAATAAGAGAATTCCAGATATCAGTCTCCTGCGGAAAGATATTGATACTTTTATGGAAAAATTTGACAAAGAGGCTAGCAGGAAAGCTGTAAGTGAAAAGGAAGCAATGGAAGAAGATGAAGAGGGTTGGATAACAGTAACTAAAAG GGGAAGAAATCCTGGATTTGCACGTAAGGAaagtgttgaaaaaaaaataatgggcAAAGAAAAGCAACGAAGATCTAAAAAAGAACTCCAAAACTTCTACAGATTTCAGATACGAGAGTCCAAGATGAAGC ATCTAGTCAATTTAAGGAAGAAATTTGACGAGGATAAGAAGAAACTGGCACTATTGAAGCAGTCAAGAAGGTTTAAGCCATTCTGA